DNA from Terriglobus tenax:
CCCATGGAGTAAATCTTTGAGAAGGTGCGGATGACAACAAGATCCTTGTCCTTCGCCACCAGGTCAATCACGCTCTCCGCATCACTGAAGTGGATGTACGCTTCATCCACCAGAACCACCGCTCCCTTGGGCTTGTTCTCCAGTACCCACTCAATGTCACTGCGCTTCACAATGGCGCCTGTCGGGTTGTTCGGATTACAGATGTAGATCAGACCCGCGTTCGGGTCTGCCGCAACCATCGCCTTCACGTCATAGCTGAAATCGGCCTTCAACGGAACCTTGTGGACCTTCGCACCCATGGCATCGGCGGCACGCCAGGCAGATTCAAAGGTGGGATCCGCGGTCACCAGGCTCTTAGCCGGTCCGGTAAAGGCCATGGTGGTAAAGCGCAGCGGCTCACTGGAGCCCGCGTAGATAGTGGCATAGCCCGGCTTCAGGCCGTGATACGCCGCAAGCTCGCCGGTGAACTTCGTTGTCTCTGCCATGTAGTAACGATTGCCGTTGGCAGCCACAGCGTTCAGGGCTTTCAGCGCAGCGGGCGTAGGACCGCTCGGATACTCGTTGCCGTTGATCAGTACGAGGTTTGCTGGAACATCCATCAGGCCAGGGTTCGGCAGCGCGGCTCCAGACGCTGCGGCAAAAGCGGGACGGGCAAGGGCGACGCTTACAGGAAGCGCACCGCTCAACTGGATAAACCTGCGGCGGGACAGCGCGGACATGGACATACAGCACACTCCTTCTCGGATGGAGAGAGATAGGCGCATGCGCTGCAAAGCGGCGCATGAACGCCTCACTGCAAAAGCCGTGCTACAGAACTTGGATTTTTCAGGAACCCACGGGCAGACGGATGGCCCGTGCGCTTATTCTGCGCCGCGTCCGGCGCTGTGTCCAGCCCGGCACCAGAGAATTCCGATGCCGGGCCAAATCACTAGAGCGCGCTCGCCTTGCAGAGCTTCACTTTGTCATCCTGGTGCAACTTCAATTCAGCAGCTGCCAGCACATCCCGCAACTGATCCAGTTTGGTAGCGCTTACAATCGGCGCGGTCACCGTACGGCGGCTCAGCAGCCATGCCAGCGCAACCGTCGCCTGCTTCGCTCCCGTGCTTTCTGACACCTCAGCCAGGGCCTTCAGAATGCGCTCGCCGCGCTCGTCAAAATACTTGGTCACATAGCCGGACCGCGCCATGCCTTCGGCATCTTCCTTCGTCTTGTACTTCCCGGTCAAAAATCCGGCAGCCAGAGAGAAGTAAGGAATCACGCCGATCTCGTGCTTATCTACAACCGGCTCAATGTCCTCTTCGTAGTCCTTGCGGACCACCAGGTTGTAGTGCGGCTGGATGGATTCATAGCGCGGGAAGCCGTTCTGCTTGGCGATATCGAGCGCAACCGCAAGGCGCTTGCCGGTGTAGTTGGACGCACCGATCGCACGCACCTTGCCCGCCTGCACCAGCGATGCAAACGCGCCCAGCGTCTCTTCCAGTGGAGTATCCACATCGTCCGTGTGAGCCTGGTACAGGTCGATATAGTCCGTCTGCAGGCGCCGTAGCGATTTATCAACCGCTTCCAGAATGCGCGCTTTCTTCAGCCCTTTGCCCTCGGCCACTTCCATACCGACCTTGGTGGCCAGAATCACCTTGTCGCGCTTTCCGCTTCGCGCAAACCAGTTGCCAATAATCGTTTCGCTCTCACCGCCCGTGTGGCCCGGCACCCAGCGCGAATACACATCCGCCGTATCCACAAAGTTGAAGCCGCGCTCTACAAGGGCGTCCAGAATCTCGAAAGACCGTGCTTCATCCGCGGTCCAACCAAACACATTGCCGCCCAGGCAAATGGGCGAAACCATCAGACCGGAGCGGCCAAGCTGCCTCTTCTCCATCCAGACTCTCCTTAGTTCATCCAGCTTTTGTCTTTGGGGTTGCGGCGTTCGTCCTCAGGAGCGATGTAGCGGCCCTCTTCGTCGAACTTCACAACGCGGTTCTGTTTGCGCATATAGACCTCGAACTTGCGCGCGGCCCGGCGGCGCTTCCAGCGGTAGTAGCCATTTCGCAAGCCGAAATAACGTTCGCTTGCGCCGTAGGCCAGTCCTCGCGTGGGCGAAAACCTGAAGTAGAGCCATCCGCACAGCGCACCGCACACCTCAGCCAGCGCGCCAAGCCGGTCGCCACCCTGGATCACAATCGCCACCTGCAGCAGGATGAAGACCGTAACCGCATACTTCGCCTTCATCCGGATGACGAAGAAGACGTACATCTCGCTGTCGCCCATCAGGGAGGCGAAGGCCGTCATCAGGCCCATCAAGGCAGCCCACGGACCGGCTGCCACCAGGTCGGGGCGAAGTCCGAAGATGTGGGTGTACGTAATTGCCGAAGCAAGCAGGCCAGCACCCACCGCCGTAAACAGATAAAGCTCCACCAGACGGCGGCTGCCAAAGGTGCCTTCCATCCACACGCCCAGGAACCACAGCGACAGCATGGCAAACGCCATGTTCAGGAAGCCGACCGGGAAGAAAACAAAGGTCACCAGCTTCCAGACAAGGCCATGGAAGACGCTCTGCGGCACCAGCACCGTATAGCCGGCCAGCAGTCCATAGAACGAGGGCGCTGCCCAGCCCAACACGGCAAAGCCGAAGAAGGCTGCCAGGTGGATGAGGATGAGCTTGCGGGTTGCTCCGGAAAAATGGGGCAGGTTCAGCGTGATGGGGCTCGTGCTGCGCATGCACCTCCATTTCAACACAGTGGAGCAGCCGCTGTCTGAAGCCCGGGTTACCCAAAGGAGTCTTGACGCCCACGGCGTGGCGCGGGAGACTAAGCCCGTTCCAGAAAAGGACATCTTTTGTATGGCTACCTGTCCAGAGTGCGATAACCCCCTTGACCTTGAAGAAGATGCAATTGCCGAAAGCGAAACCCTGGAGTGCGACGAATGCGGCGCCGAACTGGAGGTGATTTCCCTTCACCCTATAGAGTTGCGAGCCATCAAATCAGAGGGTTACGACGAGGAAGAGACCTCCTACGATGAAGGCTGAGATTGCCGCCAGCCGCATCTTTCGGCCAGCGGGCGTGTTTATACTCAGTACTATGCGTTGCACTGGTCTACTTCGCCTTGTATTTGCCGTCGGCCTCACCGCCGCAGTGGCGCTTCCTGTTACCGCACCGATGGCTGCCGTAGCACAGCAGAAGCAGCGTACGGTCGAAGGTAAGGTCATCAACGGTTCGGACGCTTCCCTCAAAGGAGCCGTCGTCTATCTGAAGGACACTCGCACGCAGTCGGTGAAGAGCTTTATCACCAGCGAGGACGGAGCCTACCGCTTCGGTCAGCTCTCGCAAAACACCGACTACGAACTCTGGGCCGTCCATGACGGCAAGAAGAGCGGCACCAAGACCGTCAGCTCTTTCGACAGCAAGAACGCCTTCCAGATCAACCTGAAGGTCAACGACTAAGTTTCTGTTCGCTTCAAAGGAAAAAGCCCCGCTGCCGGCGGGGCTTTTTCCTTGCCCGGGAAGCATTACTTCCGGCGTAGCCCCTGCTGCCGCAGTGACTTGATGAAGAGCCCGCCCACAACGGAGCGCGCCTGGAAGCTCTCCTGCTTGCCGGTCTTCGTGTCATACCAGTCCGTCAGCGGAACACGCGTCGGGGTTTCATCCAGCCACTTGCCCAGCGGGTCGACCAGCATGCGGAAGGTCGCCTCATCGTCGGCCAGTGTGGCCGTCCACAGCTCCCAGTCCAGTTTGGTGTAGTCCTTCCGGCTATCCAGCGGCAGGCCGTACTGGTTCAGCTTCGTCTTGTAGTACGCCAGTTCGGTGTTCTTGACCGATGCCGGAAACAGCTTCAGATCCAGCAGATCGTCCCACACCAGGTTGTACTTCTGGCTCCAGGTGTTAGCGGCGTCGAAGGCCAGCTTGTAGTGGTCGCCTTCTTTGGCAAGGTCGATCCACTTCTTCGCCATCTCCTTCGAAGCTGTCGTGTACTCCTTCGCCAGCTTCTCGTCGCCTACGCCTTTCGCCATCTCGGCAAAGGCGCCCAGCGCATCAATCGCCTTGATGGAGAGGTTCGCGTTATGCGCCAGATGACCGGCGAAATCGTCGGTCGAGAGCTGGTTTTCCGGGTCCAACCCCTTGTCCTTCAGATATGCCGCCCACTTCACCAGCAGCGGCCAGTACTGCTTGGCAAAGTGCCAGTCCCCTTGCGCGCGGCCCATGGCGGCAATCATCAACAGCATGTTGCCGCTCTCCTCTACGGGCATCTGGTTCTCTTCCGTCTGCTCGCCGCCGCCATACACCTGCCCATTGGCCAGCGGATAGGTCCCCAGGTCGTGCGGAGCGAACGGAAACTTCCAGCGCGGCAGAGCAGAGTATTCCATCACCGGCTTCAACTGCGCCTCCAGCAAAGCAGGGTTGAAGTAAAGGAAGAACGGCGACGACGGATAGAGCACATCGACCGTGGCAATGCAGCCGTTGGAGAAGTTCTCCTTCGGAAACTGCAACGGCGCGCCATCCAGGTCCGCCGCCAGCCCATTCGCTGCCAGCGCCTGCCGGAAGGCCAGTGTGGCCAGCCGCGCGTAGACCGGACCTCCATCTTTCTCCAGCTTCGCCGCAAGCTGCTTGTCGAAGGCATCTGACTTCGACACCACGGCGGCGTAGTCCTTCATTGACTCGGTCAGCATGACCTGCACCGTTTTGCCATTGCGCGCCCAGTAAGGCTTCAGGCTGCGGTTCAGATACTCGATCACCAGCGGCTGCGTAAAGGCCAGCCCCACGTGCCGCTCCACCGGCGTCGATCCGTTCACCTGCAGCTTCATGGCAACCGCCAGTTGCGGTGCGCGATTGGCCGCGCGCGGCTGGTCCAGGTCATCGTCCTGCGGAATGCTCCCGCTCTTCAGAAACTCCGCCGCACTGTCAACCCCGGTCGAGGTGGAAGCCTGCTGCTCCGGCGGCACAATCAGGTGGAAATAGCCCCAGTCGGCGCGCAGATTATCGCCCGCCCTGGCCAGCGCACGCTGCTCGGTAGAGCCAACGCTCAGCACCTCCATGCCACCCACACGGCTGCGCTTCCAGGCCACCTGCTGGTCGCCGGTATCCACCGCAATACGTGCATCCACACCAAGGTAAAGCTCCACCGTATGCGGCTTTCCATCGGTCGCAGCCACATGCCATGTCAGATACGTGACCGGCCGCGCCATCAACTCAAGGTCCGTAGGAATGCTGGGCGACAGGAACTCCGCCTGCAAACGTACCCCCGCCGCCGCAAAGGTGTACTCGGTCTGCAAGGGAGTGACATGCAGGCCAGTCTGGTCCGCCGCCGTCACGGCGCCTGGGCTGCGGCCCATCCAGCGATACGGGACTCCGTCCACACGCAGGTAGCCGCGCATAGGCATCTCCGTGCCGGTCCAGTGTTTCGTGTTCTGCTCGGTCAGCGTATCCGCCATCGACCACACACTGAAGTACGGGTCAAAGGCAATCAGCGGCGTAGCCGGGTTGCGTTCGTTCTGGGCAAAGATAGCAGGCGTCAGGGCGAGGGAAGCGGCAAGCGCCGCCGCGAGGGTCTTCAAAGCCATGCCCAGCAGGGTACAGCAGCCTTCCTATAGCTGACTATGGCGAAAAGCTTAGAAGGGTACGTACACGACTCGCCTGCGCCTCTCCGCAAACCTGCCTGTAACCGACGCTTCATAGCTGCTTTCCCGATTTTTCGCATCTACACCAGCATGACCCTGCGCGTCCCCCCACGTTCGATCGCGTGGGCCCTGCTCGCCCTTCTGGCCTGCGCCACAGCCTTCTGGCTGGGCCGTGTTGGCCGTTCCTACAACGCTCCGCCCGTGACTGACCACCGTGCCGGCACCATGCCCGCCACCGACGGCAAGGAACCCACGCGCCTGTACGCTCATAACCTTATCCTGCGCAAAGGCCCGCATTTCCGCGTTTACGTCCGCTGGATTCGCGGCGAGATGATGTCTACCCGCGAAGGCAAAAACCCTTCTTTTGATCTGCCGGAGTCCTTCCTTCTGGAGATCGAGAAAGGTGTCATCAACGTAAAACTGGAGGACATCGCCGACTATCTGAACTCCGGCGAGACCGGCAAAGCCCCGCTCACCAACATCAAAATCGAGAATAAAGACGGGCAGCTCGACATCCACGGCACCCTGCACAAGCTCCTGCCCCTGCCGGTCGAGATCACCGGCAATGCCTTTCCCCTGTCCGATGGCCGCGTGAAGTTCCACATGAACAAGATCAGCGTTCTGAAGGTCCCCATGAAGGGGCTTCTGAAGGTCTTCCATGTCAACGCGGAGGACCTGGTGCCCAGCGCCGGTGTCGCGGGCGTCCAGGTGGCCGGCAACGACCTCTACCTGGACACGCAGCGTTTCCTTCCCCCACCTCATATCCACGGTCAGATCACCAGCATCACGGCCACCGGGCAGGAGCTCATCGTCGTCTACGGCAAGGCTGACGCCGAGACCGATGAGCAGAAGCTGGCGCAGTGGCATAACTTCCTGCGCCTGGTGGGCGGCACCATCGACTTCGGCAAACTGACCATGCGCCAGGCCGACCTGACCATGATCGACGCCACCGACGACCCCTGGTTCGAACTCGACCTGACCAACTACCAGGCACAGCTGGTCTACGGCAGCACGCGCATCACGGAGAAGGCAGGCATCGAGGTCTACATGCCCAACCTGAAGAACCTGTCGCAGGAGAAGCGCAACGCCAAAGGAGTCACCGTGGACTGGCTGCGCAACCGCACCACCTCGCCTCCGCTGGAAGTACAGGAAGCCAAAGAGAAAGCCACGATGAAATAGCATGAAGTGAACGGAACGACGGCAGGCACAACGCCCGCCTCACCCGCTTCAGGAGAAAAGAAAGCATGTCGCAAAGCACCGCCACGTTCGTCGTCATCGCCGAGTTCCAGGTTCCCGCCGCCGCCCGTGAGGAGTTCCTCGCGCTCTGTGGCTATGACAGCGAACGCAGCGTCGCCGACGAGCCGGGCTGCCACCAGTTCGACGTCGTCACCATAGACGACGCACCCGAGGTCGTGACCCTGTACGAGGTCTACGACGACCGCGCCGCCTTCGACTACCACCTGACCACACCCCACTTCCAGAAGTTCTCCGAAGGTCTGGAGAAGTATGGCGTCACCACAACACAGGTACGCTTCTTCACGCGCCAGTTTCCGAAGTAAGGCAAAGCGTATGTGGGCATCGCACAAAACGACCTCCGGGTGCCCCATCCATACACGCAGCGGATGGGTGGGATGACCGGTCATGGCCCATCGGCGTGTCATCCTGAAAGAAGCGAAGGACCTGCTTTTACCTTTCTTGCTTTGTCCTTCCGCAGCGCAGCGAAGGAATCTGCTGTTACTGCCACACCTCATCTCAGAAGCACACACTCTGACACAACAACCACCCCGCCCGCCCAAACAGCAAAGGCCCCGCCAATGGCGGGGCCTTTGCTTGAATCGAAATGAACTTACGCCGAGACAGCCTCGATGGAGACGAAACGTCCCAGACGGCCACGGTCGGTGAACTTCACACGGCCGTCGATCTTGGCAAACAGGGTGTCGTCCGAGCCACGGCCGACGTTCAGGCCGGCCTTCAGCGGTGTACCGCGCTGGCGCACCAGAATGCTGCCACCGGTTACCATTTCGCCGCCAAAGCGCTTGACGCCGAGACGCTGTGCGTTCGAGTCGCGTCCGTTAGAAGAACTACCGCCACCTTTTTTATGTGCCATTGCCTTGAACCTCGTTCATCACCGGGATCTGCCCGGCGGAAAATCTGGAATTGCTGAAAAACGCGAAATCGCGGTCTTTCTTATGCCTTGAAGCTCTTGCCGTTCACCTGAATCTCGTTGATCTTCACCTCAACGAAGCTCTGGCGGTGGCCCTGCAGCTTCTTGTACTGCTTCTTGCGCTTGTAGTGGAAGACCAGGATCTTCTCGCCGCGGCCTTCGCTCACGACCTCGGCAAGAACCTTGGCGCCTTCCAGCTTCTCAAACTTGCCCTCTTCCGGGCTGACAGCGAGTACGTCGGAGAACTCAACAGCTCCGTCGGTGGCAATCTTCTCGATCTTTACGGTCTCGCCGGGAGCAACGCGGTACTGCTTACCGCCGGTGCGAATCACTGCGTACATGGTCAAACCCTCCACAGACAGCCACGTCCAATGACGCTCTGCCCGGAAATCTTCATTGGTATTGCATGGGGCGAAACAGGCCTGCTTCCAAGCCGCCGCCTATCCTTCCGCCGGGTGATCTTCCACCCCAGGCCCCAGGACAAATGGCCGCATCGCCAAACTTGATAAGTTTACCCCAGTTCGGGGCCGGGTGCAAACAGCAATCCCGCATAAAACAGGGTTGCACCGCAGATGGTGCAACCCCTTCTGGAGCGTCGTTCGCCTCTACCGAATGGTCAGGGCGACCGTAGAGGTGGAAGTGAGCTGTGTCGCACCACTTGTGCCCGTGGCGGTCACCGTTAAGGTGTACGAACCGGCAGTCGTCCCTCCATTCGGGTTGCTTCCGCCTCCCGGAGAGCTTGTACTCCCACCGCCTCCGCAACCGGCAAGTCCGCTGAAGCCCGCCGCAAGAACGGCAAAACACAGCAGGCGGATGCGATGCTTCCGTGTCCCGGGAAGAACAAGCATCAACAGGCCAGCAATAGAGATACCTGCCGATGCAGCGACCGGAACGCTCAGTGCAGCCGCCCTGGGCGCCGTTGTCTGCACGGTGATCAGAGTGTTCCCCGTAGTGACTGAGGGGGAAAGGGTCAGGCTCTGGTTGTTCAAACTGCAGGTTGGCGCATTGAAAGCCGTTCCGCTGCCTGTGTAGGCCACGGTGCAGGACAGTGCCACCGCTCCGCTGAAGCCTCCGCCCGAGGTTACTCCCACGTTGAAGGTATTCCCGGAAATTGCACCGGCAGAGAGCGCAAGCGTAGAAACCGAAGCAGATACATTGAAACCCGACACAGTGACCGGCACCGCGGTGGATACGGACGAGGCCGAACTCGTCTCCCCGGAATAGGTAGCGGAGAAGTTATGCGTGCCGGCAGAGAGCGGACTGGTGACGATAAACCCGACTGCCGCGCTCAAGGGCCCGGCCGCTTTGCTGATGGGCAGCGTCGTAAAGGTGGAGCGGCCATCCTGGATAACCACGTTCCCGCTGACGGCCACACTTGGCGGAAGTCCAGCCACAAAGACCGTCCCCCGCAGCACACCGCTATCCGCCGTCGTAATCGACGTCGGGGTCATGGTCAGCGAAGTCGTCGTGACCGCCTTTGCAATGGTGATGTAGACGGCATCTGAATATACGTTGGCAAAGGTCTGATCGCCGGAATAGTTCGCGTTGAACATATAGGAGCCAGGGGGAAGCACTCCCAGATTCAATTGCGCGGTGCCATTGGTCAGCGTTGCCACGCCAACCACCGCCGAATTGCTCAGGAATGCCACCGTGCCGGTAGGCGTTTTGCCGCTGCTTCCCGGCAGGGCAACAGACAACGTGACGCTATTGCCAGCAACAGGCTGAAGCGGAGTCACCGTCAGCACGGGCTTAGCCACGGTTGTTCCCGCATTCGCCACCGTAATGGAAACCGCCTGCGAGGTAGAGGCCGAATAATCACCATCCCCGGAATACCGCGCGGTCACAAGATGCGCTCCGGTGGCAGCCGAGTTCGGGGTACTGACCGTGGCACTGGCACTGCTATCAAGCCTTACTGGCTGCGACACATCGCTGCCGTCCACCTGGAGCGTCGCAGTCCCTGTCGGCGTTCCGCTGGCAGCGCTGACCTGCACGGTATAGATGAGCGCCTGAGAACCGTACACGGTTCCACTGGTTCCGCTCAGAACCGTAGTCGTCGCCTGGCGGGTCCCCGTAATCGCATTCAGAAACGCGGAGACATTGAGAGAGCCCAGACCGGTCGCGAGATCGTATCCATCCGTCAGCAGGAAGCCCTGCTGTCCACCCGCAAGCCCCGCGGGGCCGGGGGTGGAGTTGTTGCAGGTGCTGGGGGTGGAGACGGAGCAGTTCGAAACTCCGCTTGAGCTGACGGTCGCGTCGTGAAAAACAGTCGGCGTGGTTGTCGCAAGACGATAGAGCGTGGGGTTCAGGTTCCCCTGGGAACTCTTGATGGCCTGATTGAGCAGCGCCGCAATACCCGCTGCCGACGGTGCGGAAGCCGAGGTCCCGGCGGCAAGGGAAAACGAGTAGCCGCCATTGCTGAGGACACAATTGGAAAAACAGGTGAAGTAGCCATCATGTGCGGACGAAAGGAAGCTGATGTCAGGCGTATCTCTCTGGTTGTCCGCAGGCACACCCCGGCCCGCCTGGTACGAGGGCTTCGCAACATACGCGCTGGGACCGCCTCCGGTCGCGGCAAACTGCGTGGCTCCGGTGGAGGAGTTCAGTGGCTCGTTCCACGCACCCTCGGGAATATAGCCGAGCGCCGACACAAAGCCTGATCCGGATGCCCAGTACGCCGAAGGATTTGCCGTATCCGAGAACTGTGTTCCGCCGACACACGTGACATAGCTGCTGGCGCAGAGAGCGTTGATTCCCGCGCCCTGGCTCGCCGTCGGTGGCCTGGTGTGGTCAGAACAACCGGCGACACCGCTGTCTCCGGACGAGACAAAGACCGAGATCCCTTGTGACGCAGCCTGCTGGAACAGTGCGCCATAGGTGTTTACCTGCGTTGCCGATACCTCGCAACCACCAAAGCTGATGGAAAGAATCGGGTCGTTGACGCGGTTGATGGCCCATTGAATCGCCGGCAGAATCCCCTCACTCCGGGAATTAAGCACCAGGTCGACCGCCGCCTGAGGAGCCGTTCCCAGGACGCGCTGCACATCCAGCGTCGCCTCAAAATAAGAACCCGTATCCGAACTGATGCCTGGATCAACGGACCCGGCCGGCACGATCACATTCGGGGAACTCAGGCTGAGCCCTGTAAGAGACCCGTAGTTGTACAGATCGGTCCCACTGATGCGCGACCAGCCAATAATGGCGATCCGTTGCCCGGCTCCGCGATACCCCGCGTTATAAAGCGGGTTGAGGTTGTAAATGATGGCAAAATCGCCCGGGCTCGTGGCATGGAGCCCGTTGTTGGCATTCAGCAACGGCTGTGTCGCATCCGGAACCGTCACATTCGTGATGGGCTGCTGGGTTGGGATTTCCTGTGGGCTGCTCAACCCGTAAACCGAAGCGACCACCGGCTCCAGGGAGGCAGGAATCAGGGGATCCTCCACGGGCGCATACATCGACCGCACCTGCGTCCCCGTCATCACCCGGAAGGTATGCAACTGCACATGGAAGGCATTTGCGGCCACGCCTGCCGAAGCGGACACTTGGACGAACATCCGGCTGGGCGAGACATCGTCAACCACCAGCCCTGCCTTCGACGCCCAGGAGACAACCGCATTCAGATCATTCTGGGTCGTCCCAAACTGCTCGCCAATCTGCTGCGGCGTAAGCCATTGATGGAAGCGCGGTGAGGCCGGGTCCTGCTGATCGGCTGTCAGTTGATCGAATGCAGCCTGCATCTCCGCCGAGCGGCGCAGGGTAATCGTCAGATGCAACGGTGTACCGGCATCCAGGGGCCCCGTGTCGTTCTCCGCCCGCTGGAAGCTGACGCGGTGTCCGCGAAGCGGGACCGGAGCCCGAAGCTCCTCTGTGGAACGAACCCTGTCTGGGTTCGGGATCGGTTTCGGCTGGACCTGGGCCGAAACCACAACACAAGACAGAAAAAGAACGCACGCCGACAGGGCGCGAAAGAAACGAAGGGGGACAGATTTCATTGCTCAACCGTGGAATTCTGGGATGTCCCTAACTATAAAGCCACCCCAGCGAATATCCACGAATGAACAAGGACAACCAGCAAAGAATAAGGGGGGCGGCTTTATCGCGCGTCCTCTTTACTTATTCCACTTTCGGCGAAGCCACAAACACCGGCGTCTTCGCATCGCTGGCAAAGCGCCACGCCGACAGGTACGCCAGCTTCAGAATCTTCTCCATCTTCGGATAGTCGATCTTCTCCACCGTGTCCGAGGTATGGTGATAATCCGGATGGAAACCCGTGAACCACCAGAAGGCCGGAATGTTGTGCAGTACGAACGGGAACTGGTCCGAACGGAAGAAGACATTCAGCACGGCGTCGCGGTCAAAGCGGTCGTCCAGCTCCAGGCCCACGTGCTTGTTCTCCTCCGCCACCACGCGGTTGTAGGTGGGTGAATACGGAGCTCCGATCAGGTTTAGCCGGTTGCTGGTGTCGGCGGGAATCTCAATCAGCCCGTCTGTCTGCGGGCTGGGCTTCTCGTCGCGGCCAATCATGTCAAAGTTGATCTGTGCGCGTGTCGTGGCCAGTGGACGGACCGGGTGCGCCGCCATCCAGTAGGCGCCCAGCAGACCACGCTCCTCCGCCGCAAAGACGGCGAACAGGATCGACCGCCTGGGCCGCGTTCCGTTGGCCGCAAAGGCTCGTGCCAGCTCCACCACGCCCACCGTGCCTGATCCGTTGTCATCGGCGCCATGCCATACCTGACGGCATTCCTCGCCCGCTGGTGCGGGCTTGCCCAGCTCATCCACATCGCCCTTGCCAGCAGCGCACGGAGTGGAACCATCGTGGTCATGGTGCGCCGTGATCAGGACCGTCTCCGCCTTCAGCTTCGGGTCAGATCCCTCGAGCACTCCCGCGACGTTCAGCGTCGTCCCGGTGCGTTCGCTGGCATTGCGCAGATGAATCGTC
Protein-coding regions in this window:
- a CDS encoding Ig-like domain repeat protein → MKSVPLRFFRALSACVLFLSCVVVSAQVQPKPIPNPDRVRSTEELRAPVPLRGHRVSFQRAENDTGPLDAGTPLHLTITLRRSAEMQAAFDQLTADQQDPASPRFHQWLTPQQIGEQFGTTQNDLNAVVSWASKAGLVVDDVSPSRMFVQVSASAGVAANAFHVQLHTFRVMTGTQVRSMYAPVEDPLIPASLEPVVASVYGLSSPQEIPTQQPITNVTVPDATQPLLNANNGLHATSPGDFAIIYNLNPLYNAGYRGAGQRIAIIGWSRISGTDLYNYGSLTGLSLSSPNVIVPAGSVDPGISSDTGSYFEATLDVQRVLGTAPQAAVDLVLNSRSEGILPAIQWAINRVNDPILSISFGGCEVSATQVNTYGALFQQAASQGISVFVSSGDSGVAGCSDHTRPPTASQGAGINALCASSYVTCVGGTQFSDTANPSAYWASGSGFVSALGYIPEGAWNEPLNSSTGATQFAATGGGPSAYVAKPSYQAGRGVPADNQRDTPDISFLSSAHDGYFTCFSNCVLSNGGYSFSLAAGTSASAPSAAGIAALLNQAIKSSQGNLNPTLYRLATTTPTVFHDATVSSSGVSNCSVSTPSTCNNSTPGPAGLAGGQQGFLLTDGYDLATGLGSLNVSAFLNAITGTRQATTTVLSGTSGTVYGSQALIYTVQVSAASGTPTGTATLQVDGSDVSQPVRLDSSASATVSTPNSAATGAHLVTARYSGDGDYSASTSQAVSITVANAGTTVAKPVLTVTPLQPVAGNSVTLSVALPGSSGKTPTGTVAFLSNSAVVGVATLTNGTAQLNLGVLPPGSYMFNANYSGDQTFANVYSDAVYITIAKAVTTTSLTMTPTSITTADSGVLRGTVFVAGLPPSVAVSGNVVIQDGRSTFTTLPISKAAGPLSAAVGFIVTSPLSAGTHNFSATYSGETSSASSVSTAVPVTVSGFNVSASVSTLALSAGAISGNTFNVGVTSGGGFSGAVALSCTVAYTGSGTAFNAPTCSLNNQSLTLSPSVTTGNTLITVQTTAPRAAALSVPVAASAGISIAGLLMLVLPGTRKHRIRLLCFAVLAAGFSGLAGCGGGGSTSSPGGGSNPNGGTTAGSYTLTVTATGTSGATQLTSTSTVALTIR